Proteins co-encoded in one Nonlabens agnitus genomic window:
- a CDS encoding Ig-like domain-containing protein, whose amino-acid sequence MSLCLIAFTMITCSTDDSESMSEETEIKIETLVIYGGNITDGGTNQLSVGFIPSNASNKTVTWSSSDPQIATISETGVLSAVSNGNVTITVTAQDGSNVSGSKTFTISGVAQAIEGTIVQTSQEIINALANATPGEEIYVRGGTYTFSSPIRITKNGTSTNPIIFYAYPLDSERPKFDFSAMSENSSNRGIELSADFWHVKGIDVYAAGDNGIHITGDSNIIEFCTFSENADTGLQLDNGASNNFILNCDSYFNADSTLENADGFACKLDAGTGNKFKGCRAWQNLDDGWDGYLRNTDNITTTHEDCWSINNGRLQDGSVGAGDGNGFKTGGSDDKQLRHNAIYKNCVAVGNTQDGFDHNSNRGNIEIYNSSAYDNRRNFSFSTTNIAASLLIKNSLSFDGTNSDSYNATQTDITNNGWQNGLVTNDQDFKNLDISLLLSARDAEGNLPKVDALRLIAGSDLIDKGVDVGLPFNGPAPDIGAFEFE is encoded by the coding sequence ATGTCATTGTGCTTAATCGCCTTCACAATGATCACTTGTAGTACTGATGATTCAGAAAGCATGTCTGAGGAAACTGAGATCAAGATTGAAACATTGGTAATCTATGGAGGAAATATAACAGATGGTGGCACCAACCAGCTGTCTGTAGGCTTTATTCCTAGCAATGCTAGCAATAAAACAGTCACTTGGAGCAGCTCGGACCCTCAAATCGCCACTATTTCTGAAACAGGTGTTCTTAGCGCGGTGTCAAATGGTAACGTCACCATCACGGTAACAGCTCAGGATGGCTCAAATGTGTCCGGAAGCAAAACATTTACGATCTCAGGTGTTGCTCAAGCAATTGAGGGCACGATCGTTCAAACCTCTCAAGAAATCATCAATGCGCTTGCTAACGCAACGCCTGGTGAAGAAATATACGTACGTGGTGGGACTTATACTTTTAGTTCACCTATCAGAATCACAAAAAATGGAACCAGTACCAATCCTATTATATTTTATGCCTATCCATTAGATAGTGAAAGGCCTAAGTTTGATTTTTCCGCTATGAGCGAAAACTCGTCCAATAGAGGCATTGAGTTATCTGCAGACTTTTGGCATGTCAAAGGCATTGATGTCTATGCCGCAGGAGACAACGGAATACATATTACTGGAGACAGCAACATCATTGAATTTTGCACATTTAGCGAGAATGCGGATACAGGATTACAACTTGACAATGGTGCCAGCAATAATTTTATTTTGAACTGCGACTCGTATTTTAATGCAGATTCAACCCTAGAAAACGCAGATGGTTTTGCTTGTAAGCTCGATGCAGGAACAGGCAATAAATTCAAAGGTTGTAGAGCCTGGCAAAATCTTGATGACGGTTGGGATGGTTATTTACGCAATACCGATAATATAACCACAACACATGAAGATTGCTGGTCCATCAACAACGGCAGGTTGCAAGATGGTAGTGTCGGTGCTGGTGATGGAAACGGCTTTAAAACTGGCGGTAGTGATGACAAGCAACTTAGACATAATGCTATCTACAAAAACTGTGTAGCGGTAGGAAATACTCAGGACGGTTTTGATCACAATAGCAACCGAGGAAACATAGAGATCTACAATAGTTCAGCTTACGATAATCGAAGAAACTTCAGTTTCAGTACTACTAATATTGCGGCATCCTTGTTAATCAAGAACTCCTTATCATTTGACGGTACTAACTCAGATAGCTACAACGCCACACAAACGGACATCACTAACAATGGATGGCAAAATGGACTAGTAACTAACGACCAAGACTTCAAAAACTTAGACATCAGCTTATTGTTGTCAGCTAGAGATGCAGAGGGTAATTTGCCCAAAGTAGACGCCTTGAGACTTATTGCTGGCAGTGATTTGATCGATAAAGGAGTTGATGTAGGTCTACCGTTCAATGGACCTGCACCTGATATAGGTGCTTTTGAATTTGAATAG
- a CDS encoding LacI family DNA-binding transcriptional regulator codes for MKKKTTIYDIAAKLNLTAATVSRALNNNKKISENTRKLVKQTALEMNYEQNTLARALKSGKSFNVGVIVPRVDSNFFASVIRGIEEELYPKGYHVIICQTHNQEILETSNINSLLNAQVDGVLMSISNAKTNIEVFDSLLQKQVPLIFFDRKREMDGISSVTIDDFNGAYTATKHLIDQGCKKIAHLSNDRSFEIFKDRYAGYKQAILDHGLEFDESLVVESASKIDEGKRITKTFLEMQNRPDGIFSSSDFTALGAIQEIKAHGLRIPQDICVVGFSNEPFTRFMDLSISSVDQSPIEMGRLTAQAFLEEVSIKKKLKVQKKIVLQPELIIRKSSTRY; via the coding sequence ATGAAGAAAAAAACGACTATTTACGATATAGCGGCAAAACTCAATCTTACCGCAGCCACTGTATCAAGGGCACTAAACAACAACAAAAAAATAAGTGAAAACACTCGAAAGCTTGTAAAGCAAACTGCTCTAGAAATGAACTATGAGCAAAACACGCTTGCTCGCGCTCTTAAAAGCGGTAAAAGCTTTAATGTTGGAGTGATTGTACCCAGAGTGGATAGTAATTTTTTTGCTTCAGTTATTAGAGGGATTGAAGAGGAATTATATCCTAAAGGGTATCATGTGATCATATGTCAAACCCACAATCAGGAAATACTAGAAACCAGCAATATTAACTCTCTGCTAAACGCTCAAGTAGATGGTGTTTTAATGTCTATAAGTAATGCAAAGACAAACATAGAGGTCTTTGACAGCCTACTGCAAAAACAGGTTCCTTTAATATTTTTCGATAGAAAAAGAGAAATGGACGGAATAAGCTCCGTAACTATAGACGACTTCAATGGTGCTTATACCGCTACAAAGCATTTAATTGATCAGGGCTGTAAAAAAATCGCACATTTATCTAATGACCGGTCCTTTGAAATATTCAAAGATCGTTATGCAGGTTACAAACAGGCTATTCTGGATCATGGGTTAGAATTTGATGAAAGTCTAGTCGTAGAATCTGCAAGTAAGATTGATGAGGGAAAAAGAATAACTAAGACCTTTCTAGAAATGCAGAATAGACCTGACGGAATCTTCTCTTCTAGTGATTTTACAGCCTTAGGTGCTATTCAAGAAATCAAAGCTCATGGGTTGAGGATTCCACAAGATATTTGTGTTGTAGGATTCAGTAATGAGCCATTTACTAGATTCATGGACTTATCTATCTCATCAGTCGATCAATCACCAATTGAAATGGGGCGACTTACAGCTCAAGCATTTTTAGAAGAAGTAAGTATTAAGAAGAAATTAAAGGTTCAGAAAAAAATTGTCCTTCAACCCGAACTAATAATTAGAAAATCTTCCACTAGATATTAA
- a CDS encoding alpha/beta hydrolase, with protein MKILFYCLTVSNLLLGTIANGQQQEPEFKPYSAESTFQKLKKDHPFIKPIKSIDGTLLRSKENKTYKKAGGNKLKLDIYRPQKTSKDRFPAVILVHGGGWLTGSKENQRAMAQHLSQNGFVAITVAYRLGLEAPYPAAVLDIKDAIKWSRKNARKYNIDPDRIAILGASAGAQLATLVGETADSNIYEVNPKVSDNVQAIVNIDGIVSFIHPEAAAEGKMAGIWLNGSKEDNFRNWKEASPLEYLSPESPPTLFINSTQPRFHAGRDEMIAYLKQNNIYYEQYTIPGTPHSFWLVEPWFQSTLEYTIAFLNNVFEIKTE; from the coding sequence ATGAAGATCCTATTTTATTGTTTAACTGTATCAAATCTATTGCTGGGGACTATAGCCAACGGTCAACAGCAAGAGCCAGAATTCAAGCCCTATTCTGCCGAATCCACTTTCCAAAAACTAAAAAAAGACCATCCGTTCATAAAGCCTATCAAATCCATCGATGGTACTCTTTTACGAAGTAAGGAAAATAAGACCTATAAAAAGGCAGGTGGAAATAAATTAAAACTCGATATCTATCGTCCTCAAAAAACTTCAAAAGACCGATTTCCTGCCGTCATTTTAGTTCACGGTGGCGGCTGGCTCACGGGAAGCAAGGAAAACCAACGAGCGATGGCGCAGCATCTATCTCAAAATGGATTTGTTGCGATCACCGTTGCTTACCGTTTAGGGCTTGAAGCTCCCTATCCTGCTGCTGTGCTTGACATAAAAGATGCAATCAAATGGAGCAGAAAGAATGCTAGAAAATATAATATTGATCCTGATCGTATCGCTATCCTTGGTGCTTCAGCGGGTGCGCAACTGGCCACACTGGTTGGAGAAACTGCAGACTCCAATATTTACGAAGTAAATCCAAAGGTTTCAGATAACGTGCAGGCTATCGTGAATATTGATGGGATTGTGTCTTTTATCCATCCAGAAGCCGCTGCAGAAGGTAAGATGGCAGGAATATGGCTCAATGGCTCTAAAGAAGATAATTTCCGAAATTGGAAAGAAGCTTCTCCTCTAGAATACCTGTCTCCCGAGTCACCTCCTACGTTATTCATAAATAGTACTCAGCCGCGATTTCACGCTGGTCGTGATGAAATGATTGCTTATTTGAAGCAGAACAACATCTATTACGAGCAATATACCATTCCAGGAACTCCTCATTCCTTCTGGTTGGTAGAGCCTTGGTTCCAATCAACTTTGGAATACACTATTGCCTTTTTGAATAACGTTTTTGAAATCAAAACTGAATAG